Proteins from a genomic interval of Medicago truncatula cultivar Jemalong A17 chromosome 3, MtrunA17r5.0-ANR, whole genome shotgun sequence:
- the LOC11433819 gene encoding cytosolic sulfotransferase 15, whose product MSSTKFAKIHTMDIDESIEEQGQLSQENKKLILSLPREKGWRTPYIYLFQGFWCQPAEIQAITTFQKHFQAKESDVFVATVPKSGTTWLKALTYAIMNRQNHFISSKNHPLLSFNPHDLVPFIEYTVYGKHDTIPDLSKIHEPRLFGTHIPFDSLSNSIKGSNCKIVYICRNPFDTFISSWTFANKIKPPSLPTLNLEEAFEMYCNGLVGFGPFWNHMLGYWNESKERPKNVLFLKYEDMKEDLKFHLKKMAEFLDRPFTLEEESEGVIENIIKLCSFEKMKGLEINNTGTFGRNFENKFLFRKGEVGDWSNYLSPSMVEKLSKVIEEKLGGSDLNFRVK is encoded by the coding sequence ATGTCTTCAACAAAATTTGCCAAAATCCACACAATGGATATAGATGAATCCATTGAAGAACAAGGTCAACTTAGCCAAGAAAACAAGAAACTAATTCTTTCTCTTCCAAGAGAGAAAGGTTGGAGAACACCTTATATTTATCTATTCCAAGGATTTTGGTGCCAACCAGCTGAAATCCAAGCCATAACCACTTTCCAAAAGCATTTCCAAGCTAAAGaaagtgatgtttttgttgcaacCGTACCAAAATCAGGCACAACTTGGTTAAAAGCTCTTACCTATGCCATTATGAATCGCcaaaaccatttcatttcatccaAAAACCATCCTTTGCTTAGTTTCAATCCACATGATCTTGTTCCTTTCATTGAGTATACAGTTTATGGTAAGCATGACACAATTCCTGATTTGTCTAAAATTCATGAGCCTAGACTTTTTGGTACACATATTCCTTTTGACTCATTGTCCAATTCAATCAAAGGTTCCAATTGCAAAATAGTTTATATTTGTAGGAACCCTTTTGATACTTTCATCTCTTCTTGGACTTTTGCCAACAAAATTAAGCCACCTTCTTTGCCTACATTGAATTTAGAGGAAGCTTTTGAAATGTATTGTAATGGTTTAGTTGGGTTTGGCCCATTTTGGAATCACATGTTAGGTTATTGGAATGAGAGCAAAGAGAGAccaaaaaatgttctttttttgaagTATGAGGACATGAAAGAAGATTTAAAATTTCACTTGAAAAAAATGGCTGAGTTTTTGGATCGTCCTTTTACATTGGAGGAGGAAAGTGAGGGtgtgattgaaaatataataaagttgtgtagttttgagaaaatgaagggGTTGGAGATAAATAATACAGGAACATTTGGAAGGAACTTTGAGAATAAGTTCTTGTTTAGAAAAGGTGAAGTTGGTGATTGGAGTAATTATCTTTCACCTTCAATGGTTGAAAAATTGTCCAAGGTCATTGAAGAGAAGTTAGGTGGATCTGATCTCAATTTTAGAGTGAAATAG
- the LOC11423016 gene encoding uncharacterized protein, giving the protein MNNTNNNNILLHSTQVQVWNNAAFDGEDFAMNSSSDSIKENLNPSAFNIVPSSNKRTIDDEIAEIESEIKRLTSKLELLRVEKAERKIASEKRVSGIGTGRIVAAKFMEPKKNVTPKRNGVVFKEETPKRNGVVSDTPKSRVNWRRGMSLGPMEIAGKVMAPPAMTITPATVNRRKSCFWKPQESCEVMPSGITPATVNRRKSCFLKPQESCEENRRKTICKPNLNLNSNSVNSAVGSIKRVKKKDEEIAQVQPKKLFEGEKSVKKSLKQGRIVASRYNSGGGGGDARKRSFSENNKGLGSEIRAKKRWEIPIEEVDVSGFVMLPKISTMRFVDESPRDSGAVKRVAELNGKRSYFCDEDEEERVMVEEEGGSVCQVLNFAEDDDDDDDYGEQG; this is encoded by the coding sequence ATGAataacacaaacaacaacaacattcttCTTCATTCCACACAGGTTCAAGTGTGGAACAACGCAGCATTCGATGGTGAAGATTTCGCCATGAATTCATCTTCTGATTCCATCAAAGAGAATCTAAACCCATCCGCATTCAACATTGTTCCTTCTTCAAACAAAAGAActattgatgatgaaattgcggaaattgaaagtgaaattAAGCGATTAACTTCGAAGCTGGAATTGCTTCGTGTTGAAAAAGCTGAAAGAAAAATCGCTTCTGAAAAGCGTGTTAGTGGAATTGGTACTGGAAGAATAGTAGCAGCGAAGTTTATGGAACCGAAGAAAAACGTTACACCGAAACGAAACGGTGTCGTTTTCAAGGAGGAGACACCGAAACGAAACGGTGTCGTTTCGGATACGCCGAAATCTAGGGTTAATTGGAGAAGAGGGATGAGTTTAGGTCCGATGGAGATTGCCGGGAAAGTGATGGCACCGCCGGCGATGACGATTACTCCGGCGACGGTGAATCGGAGGAAGTCTTGTTTCTGGAAACCGCAGGAAAGTTGTGAAGTAATGCCGTCGGGGATTACTCCGGCGACGGTGAATAGGAGGAAATCTTGTTTTTTGAAACCTCAAGAAAGTTGTGAAGAAAATCGAAGAAAAACGATTTGCAAAccgaatttgaatttgaattcaaattcaGTTAATTCTGCGGTTGGATCGATTAAGCgtgtgaagaagaaagatgaagaaattgcTCAGGTTCAACCGAAGAAGCTGTTTGAAGGTGAAAAATCAGTGAAGAAATCGTTGAAACAAGGTAGAATTGTTGCAAGCCGGTATAATtccggtggtggtggtggtgatgcgAGGAAAAGATCGTTTTCGGAGAATAATAAGGGTTTAGGGAGTGAAATCAGGGCTAAGAAGAGATGGGAGATACCAATTGAAGAAGTGGATGTGAGTGGTTTTGTTATGTTACCGAAGATTTCGACAATGAGGTTTGTTGATGAGAGTCCTAGAGATTCTGGTGCTGTTAAAAGAGTTGCTGAATTGAATGGAAAAAGATCTTACTTTTGTGATGAAGATGAGGAGGAGAGAGTGATGGTGGAGGAAGAAGGTGGTTCTGTTTGTCAGGTTTTGAATTTTgctgaagatgatgatgatgatgatgattatggtgAACAAGGGTAA